In a single window of the Trichoderma breve strain T069 chromosome 6, whole genome shotgun sequence genome:
- a CDS encoding dienelactone hydrolase family domain-containing protein: MASGHIDKCCVVGTLHEGETTGKDIKIEGNIDAYLATPLTGNARVGQGILFIPDVIGIWQNSKLLADNFAAQGYTVLLPDIFNGDALSLNRTGDFDFAAWITKGSTGDNPHTPPAVDPIIVNAIKTLKDLGIHRIGAVGYCFGAKYVVRHYKDGIDVGYVAHPTMVEEDELAAITGPLSIAAAQTDHIFPAEKRHKSEEILIKTGQPFQINLYSGVVHGFAVRCDTSVKIEKWSKEQAFFQALTWFEEHL; encoded by the exons AGGTGAGACTACCGGCAAGGACATCAAGATCGAAGGCAACATTGACGCCTACTTGGCCACCCCCCTTACGGGCAATGCTCGTGTTGGCCAAGGTATCCTCTTCATTCCCGATGTCATTGGCATCTGGCAGAacagcaagctgctggccgaCAACTTTGCCGCTCAGGGCTACACTGTCTTGCTCCCAGACATCTTCAACGGCGATGCCCTCTCACTGAACCGAACTGGCGACTTTGACTTTGCGGCCTGGATCACCAAGGGCTCGACTGGCGACAACCCTCACACTCCCCCTGCCGTCGACCCAATCAtcgtcaacgccatcaagacGCTCAAGGATCTGGGCATTCACAGAATCGGAGCCGTTGGCTACTGCTTCGGCGCAAAG TACGTGGTTCGCCACTACAAGGACGGCATTGACGTCGGCTACGTCGCCCATCCCACCAtggtggaagaggacgagCTGGCCGCCATCACTGGCCCCCTGTCCATTGCCGCCGCCCAGACAGACCACATCTTCCCTGCCGAGAAGCGCCACAAGTCGGAGGAGATTCTCATCAAGACCGGCCAGCCTTTTCAGATCAACCTGTACTCGGGCGTTGTGCACGGCTTTGCTGTCCGCTGCGATACCAGCGTCAAGATTGAGAAGTGGTCCAAGGAGCAGGCCTTTTTCCAGGCCTTGACTTGGTTCGAAGAGCATCTGTAG
- a CDS encoding eukaryotic membrane protein family domain-containing protein, whose amino-acid sequence MAVTADPMSPAMAFSASSRKNSSNSLAGHYDTREEAAPMAYNGGWENGNGNGNGHGLGIGYEHGNGHEHGNGSGNGHADGHRNGHRNGSANGNGSPSPVINQRSSSRQKDIDMQRQRSGSGTMKKAPSHDNVQKLTAAEIQQLTNEPKSLPVAPAPAPSFVDEREAIRQALMRPPDMRPDEAFRQLHGYTAVPREARTPMRRSVSASRTVSTPPTSRDGHVVVVQPSASPRRLSFAQGLQLNLDGVNGGANGSVVSPPIKTGPPAFATQQPVQPPNPGVRPPSPIPPIIPLPPMSIPTHLQLELAQQRPSPLYIHQSYTNDVPYESHAVKFERLKNVLLIPPFLERTLYFGALACLDAWLHTFTILPIRFTMALAVLVRWWIYVIFKEVKWLVGFVWYGLGRLWRRARAVRGRRISDASDSGRSRSCSRASEVSVDGMSPSIRQRPNGVRADSRARGGDTPTPKAPSLSARRPGPKSGSFRHRRTKSMPSNLSSFHKADLLQGAVIICSSLVLMNLDASRMYHLIRAQSAIKLYVVYNILEVGDKLLSALGQDILECLFSSETLSRNSSGRSKVLLPLGMFVLALIYCVLHSIALYYQVITLNVAVNSYSNALLTLLLSNQFVEIKSTVFKRFEKDSLFQLTCADIVERFQLWVMLLIIGMRNIVEVGGLSVPGAGMNDAPTKAAPLHSPSILPHSFTVLPSWVMSGEVLSPFLIVVGSEMLVDTIKHAYVTKFNNMKPKFYSRILDILCKDYYTNAFTAPSLTRRLGLAVIPLSCLFIRASIQTYHMLLSAHIPMPLPISTQTSLTEASATPSSPAMIAALNRFDSLLRDSLGRATYGYPFDHPLNSRPWYIWTSDDVIAAVTMVVVFFIIFLVLLILKLLLGMVLLKYARNRYAKMKHKEALVAAGKAEIDNYKANGVRVGGFGEVEVTEDKRRWINADVNEGLKKRKKGDDKKAAAPEGDYQGVFRYDMVEKRIW is encoded by the exons ATGGCCGTGACCGCAGACCCGATGAGCCCGGCGATGGCCTTTTCGGCGTCGTCGAGGAAGAACTCGTCCAACAGCCTCGCCGGGCATTACGACACaagggaggaggcggcgccAATGGCCTACAACGGGGGCTGGGAGAATGGAAACGGAAATGGGAATGGGCATGGACTTGGGATCGGGTATGAGCATGGCAACGGGCACGAACATGGAAATGGAAGTGGAAATGGACACGCAGATGGGCATCGAAACGGACACCGAAACGGCAGCGCAAATGGCAACGGCAGTCCCAGCCCTGTTATAAACCAGAGATCGAGCTCAAGGCAAAAAGACATCGACATGCAGAGGCAGCGCAGCGGAAGCGGCACCATGAAGAAGGCCCCGAGCCACGACAATGTCCAGAAACTGACGGCAGCCGAGATACAGCAGCTGACCAACGAGCCCAAGTCTCTGCCCGTAGCACCAGCGCCTGCGCCCAGCTTTGTCGACGAGCGCGAGGCGATCCGACAGGCGCTCATGAGACCGCCGGATATGCGTCCAGACGAGGCATTCCGCCAGCTTCACGGCTATACCGCAGTGCCCAGGGAAGCCCGCACGCCCATGCGACGATCCGTGTCCGCTTCGAGGACCGTCTCGACGCCGCCGACGAGCcgagatggccatgttgTGGTGGTGCAACCTTCCGCGTCCCCTCGACGGTTATCCTTTGCTCAAGGCCTGCAGCTGAATCTCGACGGCGTCAATGGCGGTGCAAACGGCAGCGTGGTATCGCCGCCCATCAAGACCGGACCACCAGCCTTTGCGACGCAACAGCCTGTCCAGCCTCCCAACCCTGGCGTCCGGCCACCGTCTCCGATTCCTCCCATTattcctctccctccaatGTCGATTCCCACCCATCTACAGCTCGAACTCGCCCAGCAACGCCCTAGCCCTCTCTATATACACCAATCTTACACAAACGACGTTCCGTACGAGTCCCACGCCGTCAAGTTCGAGCGTCTCAAGAATGTCCTCTTGATCCCTCCGTTCCTAGAGCGTACGCTCTACTTTGGTGCGCTTGCCTGTCTAGATGCCTGGCTACATACATTCACCATCTTGCCCATCAGGTTCACCATGGCCCTCGCTGTTTTGGTGCGGTGGTGGATCTacgtcatcttcaaggaggtCAAATGGCTGGTTGGCTTCGTCTGGTACGGCCTCGGCCGACTATGGAGACGAGCGCGAGCGGTTCGGGGCCGCAGGATTAGTGATGCCTCCGACAGTGGCCGATCGCGTAGCTGTAGCAGAGCCAGCGAGGTCTCTGTTGATGGCATGTCGCCCAGCATACGGCAACGTCCGAACGGGGTCCGAGCAGATTCGCGAGCCCGCGGCGGCGACACTCCCACGCCCAAGGCCCCGTCGCTTTCGGCCCGTCGTCCGGGGCCAAAGTCCGGCTCGTTCCGCCATCGGCGGACCAAATCGATGCCGTCCAACCTCTCGTCGTTTCACAAGGCCGATCTGCTGCAGGGCGCCGTCATCATATGCAGCTCACTTGTGCTGATGAATCTGGACGCCAGCAGGATGTACCATCTTATCCGCGCACAGTCAGCCATTAAGCTGTACGTCGTGTATAACATCCTAGAAGTTGGAGACAAGCTACTATCGGCCCTGGGTCAGGACATCCTCGAATGTCTGTTCAGCTCCGAGACGCTATCCCGCAACTCGTCGGGTCGGTCCAAGGTCCTCTTGCCCCTGGGAATGTTTGTTCTCGCCCTGATATACTGCGTCCTCCATTCCATCGCCCTGTACTATCAAGTCATCACCCTCAACGTCGCCGTCAACTCTTACTCCAACGCTCTCCTCACTCTCCTCCTGTCCAATCAGTTTGTCGAAATCAAAAGCACCGTCTTCAAACGCTTCGAAAAGGAcagcctcttccagctgACCTGCGCCGACATCGTGGAGCGCTTCCAGCTCTGGGTCAtgctcctcatcatcggcatgCGCAACATTGTCGAGGTCGGCGGCCTTTCGGTTCCAGGAGCCGGTATGAACGATGCTCCCACCAAAGCAGCGCCCCTCCATTCGCCTAGCATTCTCCCGCATAGCTTCACCGTTTTGCCGTCTTGGGTCATGTCGGGAGAGGTCCTGTCGCCGTTCCTCATTGTTGTGGGCAGCGAGATGCTGGTAGACACCATCAAGCATGCGTATGTGACCAAGTTCAACAACATGAAGCCCAAGTTTTACAGCAGGATCCTCGACATCTTGTGCAAGGATTACTACACCAAT GCCTTTACAGCTCCATCCCTCACCAGGCGTCTCGGCCTCGCCGTCATCCCCCTATCCTGCCTCTTCATCCGCGCCTCCATCCAGACATACCACATGCTCCTCTCCGCCCACATCCCCATGCCCCTCCCCATATCCACGCAGACTTCTCTCACGGAAGCCTCCGCGACGCCCTCGTCGCCCGCCATGATCGCCGCCCTCAACCGCTTCGACTCCCTCCTTCGTGACTCCCTCGGCCGCGCTACCTACGGCTATCCGTTTGACCACCCGCTCAACTCTCGCCCTTGGTACATATGGACCTCTGACGacgtcatcgccgccgttaCCATGGtcgttgtcttcttcatcatctttcttgtcctGCTTATACTTAAGCTTCTGCTGGGTATGGTTCTTCTCAAGTACGCGCGTAATCGCTACGCAAAGATGAAGCATAAAGAAGCCCTCGTCGCAGCAGGCAAGGCGGAAATAGACAACTACAAAGCTAATGGCGTTCGCGTCGGTGGTTTCGGCGAGGTCGAGGTCACGGAGGACAAGAGGCGCTGGATCAACGCCGATGTCAACGagggcttgaagaagaggaagaagggggatgataagaaggctgctgctccggAGGGGGATTATCAGGGTGTGTTTCGATATGACATGGTTGAGAAGAGGATTTGGTAA
- a CDS encoding HEAT-like repeat domain-containing protein: MDKEKLTQLLQASQVPNTEQVKAVTADLQKNYYSKPESLLLLIEIALTHAENAVRQLASVQALRLVSKFWSSTSQDQKPLVRAHLLEGTLKETSAPNRHSLARLVAGIVGEDMEAGDGEDFLKQLLPLNTSDNVVHREVGSFVLYAMLEDEPTHFGDHTDQLLQLFQSRINDESKEVRMNIVRAIGAILMLIDPEEDPNALKIMQGFVPSLVNILKATVEAGDEESYGTVFDVFHSFIAYDSALLSLHLRDLLMFMIELAGNTNAEDDPRSQALGFLIQVVSYRRMKIQAMKDVGAELMIKAMHIVIDLDSEDEEDMSPARVAISLIDQLANELPPRQVIVPLLEQFPLFATNQDPRFRMAAMLALGNAAEGAPDFISTQLQPLLPTIINLLLDSELKVRHAALVGLIHLAEEMADEMISHHQQIIEAVLKNLESASQGPSDKTNISIIRCACGALDTFGDGIDTKIMAQYGPTLIGPMVKLLDHEDFGVKAAAASALGAIAASMEKDFQPYFENVMKSLGNFVMIKDSEDAMNLRSSTCDSLGRIALAVGPEAFQPYVMDLMKASEEALSLDNPRLKETSFILWSNLSKVYHEQFDHFLEGVFKGIFSSLELEDEELDIPGLDASQLEDGHLIVGGKRIKVKAHSEEDLAIASGGEDEWDDIEDLADLAGGTTAVAMEQEIALDVLGDVISNSCNMSNLETYVEKTIEKVVPFTDHDYEGCRKTAISTLWRIYARVFQVWEEGSGSKWQPGIPPKPTPPESIVKIGQTLHESTMTIWANDSDRSVVTDISRNVAATLKACGPAVLASKDGMLQEVVSVVTLLITRSHPCQLDLGDEDEEQEVEDAGSSEYDWLAIDTALDVIVGLAASLGPDFGELWQIFEKAIFKMASSTEDLQRSTAIGTIAEIIKYTGQAVTPYTESIGQALMRRLSDPDALTKSNAAYAVGLLVFHSTDTAKTIPIYPQLWEKLEPMLAIQEMRITDNVAGALSRMMIKHADAGFVAQALPAIVNILPLQEEYEENEPIYQAIHALYDQSNETVQQLTPQLIGIFEKVLSPPEDQLEPETRQLLSRTVQALYGAKPELFANNPNLLQLASASQ, from the exons ATGGACAAGGAAAAGCTCACCCAGTTGCTGCAGGCCAGCCAAGTTC CCAACACGGAACAGGTCAAGGCCGTCACAGCCGACCTCCAGAAGAACTACTACTCCAAGCCcgagtctcttcttcttctgatcGAGATCGCTCTTACACACGCAGAGAATGCTGTGCGACAGCTGGCCTCCGTCCAGGCTCTGCGCCTCGTCTCCAAGTTCTGGTCTTCCACTTCCCAGGACCAGAAGCCTCTCGTCCGCGCCCATCTTCTCGAGGGTACTCTGAAGGAGACATCCGCTCCCAACCGCCACTCTCTGGCGCGCCTGGTTGCTGGCATCGTGGGCGAGGATATGGAGGCAGGCGATGGCGAGGACTTCCTGAAGCAGCTCCTGCCTCTCAACACCAGCGATAACGTCGTCCACCGTGAGGTCGGCTCTTTCGTTCTCTATGCTATGCTGGAGGATGAGCCTACTCACTTTGGTGACCACACTGATCAGCTGCTCCAGTTGTTCCAGTCTCGCATCAACGATGAGAGCAAGGAGGTCCGCATGAACATTGTTCGCGCCATTGGCGCCATCCTCATGCTCATCGACCCCGAGGAGGACCCTAATGCCCTCAAGATCATGCAGGGCTTTGTCCCTAGCCTGGTCAACATCCTCAAGGCTACCGTCGAGGCtggcgacgaggagagcTACGGCACCGTCTTTGACGTCTTCCACTCTTTTATTGCCTACGACTctgccctcctctccctccacCTGCGCGACCTGCTCATGTTCATGATTGAACTGGccggcaacaccaacgcCGAGGACGATCCTCGTTCCCAAGCCCTTGGCTTCCTCATCCAGGTCGTGTCTTACCGTCGCATGAAAATTCAAGCCATGAAGGATGTTGGCGCTGAGCTCATGATCAAGGCTATGCACATCGTCATTGACCTGGACtccgaggatgaggaggacatGTCTCCTGCCAGAGTCGCCATCAGCCTGATTGACCAGCTGGCCAACGAGCTCCCTCCTCGCCAGGTTATTGTGCCTCTCCTTGAGCAGTTCCCTCTCTTCGCCACCAACCAGGACCCGCGCTTCCGTATGGCTGCCATGCTGGCCCTCGGCAACGCTGCAGAGGGTGCTCCtgacttcatctccacccagctccagcctctcctccccaccatcatcaacctgCTGCTCGACTCCGAGCTCAAGGTCAGACACGCCGCTCTCGTTGGCCTCATCCACCTTGCTGAGGAGATGGCCGATGAGATGATttcccaccaccagcagATCATTGAGGCTGTCCTGAAGAACCTGGAGTCTGCTTCTCAGGGTCCTTCCGACAAGAccaacatcagcatcatccgATGCGCCTGTGGTGCCCTCGACACCTTTGGCGACGGCATCGACACCAAGATCATGGCTCAGTACGGCCCTACCCTGATTGGCCCCATGGTCAAGCTGCTTGACCACGAGGACTTTGGcgtcaaggctgccgccgcctctGCTCTCGGTGCCATTGCCGCTTCCATGGAGAAGGACTTCCAGCCCTACTTTGAGAACGTCATGAAGTCTCTTGGCAACTTTGTCATGATCAAGGACAGCGAGGATGCCATGAACCTCCGAAGCTCCACCTGCGACAGCTTGGGCCGTATTGCCCTGGCTGTTGGCCCCGAGGCCTTCCAGCCCTACGTCATGGACCTCATGAAGGCCAGCGAGGAGGCTCTTAGCCTCGACAACCCCAGACTCAAGGAGACCAGCTTTATCCTCTGGTCTAACCTGTCCAAGGTCTACCACGAGCAGTTTGACCACTTCCTTGAGGGTGTCTTCAAGGGCATCTTTTCCtccctggagctggaggacgAAGAGCTGGATATCCCTGGCCTCGACGCCAGCCAGCTCGAGGATGGCCACCTCATTGTGGGAGGAAAGCGCATCAAGGTCAAGGCTCACAGCGAGGAGGACCTTGCCATTGCTAGTGGCGGCGAGGACGAGTGGGATGACATTGAGGATCTCGCAGACCTCGCTGGTGGCACCACCGCTGTTGCCATGGAGCAGGAGATTGCCCTTGACGTTCTCGGAGACGTCATCTCCAACTCTTGCAACATGAGCAACCTCGAGACTTACGTCGAGAAGACTATCGAGAAGGTTGTTCCCTTCACCGACCACGACTACGAGGGCTGCCGTAAGACTGCCATTTCTACTCTCTGGCGAATCTATGCCCGCGTCTTCCAGGTTTGGGAAGAGGGCTCTGGTTCCAAGTGGCAGCCTGGCATTCCCCCCAAGCCTACCCCCCCTGAGTCCATTGTCAAGATTGGCCAGACTCTCCACGAGTCTACCATGACCATCTGGGCCAATGACAGCGACCG GTCTGTTGTTACTGACATCAGCCGCAACGTTGCTGCCACCCTCAAGGCCTGCGGTCCTGCTGTCCTTGCTTCCAAGGACGGTATGCTGCAGGAGGTTGTCTCAGTCGTCACTCTTCTCATCACCCGCTCTCACCCTTGCCAGCTGGATCtcggcgacgaggacgaggagcaggaggttgaggatgccGGATCTTCCGAGTACGACTGGCTGGCCATTGACACTGCTCTTGATGTCATTGTTggtcttgctgcttctctgGGCCCTGACTTTGGCGAGCTGTGGCAGATCTTTGAGAAGGCAATTTTCAAGATGGCCAGCTCAACTGAGGATCTCCAGCGCTCCACTGCCATCGGCACCATTGCTGAGATCATCAAGTACACTGGCCAGGCCGTCACCCCCTACACCGAGTCTATTGGACAGGCCCTCATGCGCCGTCTCTCGGACCCTGATGCCCTGACCAAGTCCAACGCCGCCTACGCTGTTGGTCTGTTGGTCTTCCACTCCACCGACACCGCCAAGACTATCCCCATCTACCCCCAGCTTTGGGAGAAGCTTGAGCCCATGCTGGCCATCCAGGAGATGCGCATCACCGACAACGTCGCCGGTGCTCTCTCTCGCATGATGATCAAGCATGCCGACGCTGGCTTTGTTGCCCAGGCTCTCCCTGCGATTGTCAACATCCTGCCTCTCCAGGAGGAGTACGAGGAGAACGAGCCCATCTACCAGGCCATCCACGCTCTCTACGACCAGTCCAACGAGACCGTCCAGCAGCTGACTCCTCAGCTGATTGGCATCTTCGAGAAGGTCCTCTCACCCCCTGAGGACCAGCTCGAGCCTGAGACTcgccagctcctcagccGAACCGTGCAGGCTCTGTACGGAGCTAAGCCGGAGCTGTTTGCCAACAACCCCaacctgctgcagctggcCAGTGCATCTCAGTAG
- a CDS encoding lysM domain-containing protein, translating into MSRFSHYDSDEERLPGGMTRVGYDADTQVYTFSDVDGSLWVSAPGNQYGRLTRVSGPPAADDDASDSEPFLESQTPKPMPKTSWRHDMMPLLNFGVLVGLSLLVLFWFIGRRAPEEPLEVVVKCPGRSVTAAVGDSCWDLAQAEGISVDDIVAMNSGLDCTKLAVGYEVCLSV; encoded by the coding sequence ATGTCTCGATTTTCCCACTACGACTCCGACGAAGAGCGTCTCCCCGGGGGCATGACCCGCGTTGGCTACGATGCCGACACTCAAGTCTACACTTTCAGCGATGTAGACGGCAGCCTCTGGGTATCCGCACCGGGCAACCAGTACGGACGCCTGACGCGAGTCTCCGGGCCACCAgccgccgacgacgatgcgaGCGACTCGGAGCCGTTCCTCGAGTCGCAGACGCCGAAGCCGATGCCCAAGACGTCGTGGCGGCACGAcatgatgccgctgctcaaCTTTGGCGTCCTGGTCGGgctgtcgctgctggtgctCTTCTGGTTCATCGGCCGCCGGGCGCCGGAGGAGCCGCTGGAGGTTGTCGTCAAGTGTCCCGGGCGCAGCGTCACGGCTGCGGTGGGCGATTCGTGCTGGGACTTGGCTCAGGCGGAGGGTATCAGTGTTGATGATATTGTGGCGATGAATTCGGGGCTGGATTGTACCAAGCTTGCGGTTGGCTACGAGGTTTGTCTTTCGGTGTGA
- a CDS encoding short chain dehydrogenase domain-containing protein, with protein sequence MASEKKSVLITGCTPGGIGHALALEFHRKGCHVIATARNPDVLKDLAAMGMSAVQLDVTNGDSIRACKAEVANITGGKLDVLVNNAGRTHTIPALDIEIDDVRQTYETNVFGPMFTTKEFAELLIAARGLVVNVSSISSISPYIFGSVYASTKGAINSYSRVLRLELKPFNVRVMVAMAGTVRSQIASHQHRALPSTSLYMPINDFFQRRLVFSQNNATVPTEVFARKLVASALKGEGYLGGLIGGSPDWFWAGGFSTQVWLLSMVPAWVSEWAMGVFFGIASLKRTITQARLKQN encoded by the exons ATGGCTTCAGAAAAGAAATCCGTCCTCATTACGGG ATGTACGCCCGGAGGCATTGGCCATGCTCTAGCCTTGGAGTTCCATCGCAAAG GTTGTCATGTCATTGCTACAGCACGTAATCCCGATGTGCTCAAGGATTTGGCGGCCATGGGCATGAGCGCCGTCCAGCTGGACGTCACCAACGGCGACAGCATCAGGGCTTGCAAGGCCGAGGTTGCCAACATCACCGGCGGCAAGCTTGATGTTCTTGTCAACAATGC CGGGCGGACTCACACCATCCCAGCTCTGGACATTGAGATAGACGATGTCCGGCAGACGTATGAGACCAACGTCTTTGGCCCCATGTTCACGACCAAGGAATTCGCCGAGCTCCTCATCGCCGCGCGAggcctcgtcgtcaacgtctcctccatcagctccatcagTCCTTACATCTTCGGCTCCGTCTACGCCTCTACTAAGGGCGCCATCAACAGCTACTCGCGTGTGCTCCGCCTGGAGCTCAAGCCCTTCAACGTCCGCGTCATGGTCGCCATGGCCGGCACCGTGCGGTCCCAGATCGCCAGCCACCAGCACCGCGCGCTGCCCAGCACGTCGCTCTACATGCCCATCAACGACTTCTTCCAGCGCCGCCTGGTCTTTAGCCAGAACAACGCCACGGTGCCGACTGAAGTGTTTGCGAGGAAGCTCGTGGCTTCGGCGCTCAAGGGAGAGGGTTATCTTGGGGGGTTGATTGGGGGCTCGCCGGATTGGTTCTGGGCCGGAGGATTCTCGACGCAGGTTTGGCTGCTTTCGATGGTGCCAGCTTGGGTTTCTGAGTGGGCTATGGGCGTCTTTTTTGGAATTGCCAGCTTGAAGAGGACGATCACTCAGGCTCGTCTGAAGCAGAATTAG
- a CDS encoding c2H2 type zinc-finger (2 copies) domain-containing protein gives MASVQPAAAGQTSSSHPYTCNSCQVAYRNIDLQKAHMKSDWHRYNLKRRVASLPPITAEIFTEKVLQARADTTAEADKAMFERACEPCGKTYYSENAYRNHLLSQKHKQNKANPAKKHDDETTSVMSSTFSLGEPASAADEDEDVDSAAEDEFNQVIEGLQKAKVTEQRPSPVKRPAVPHPASESETTGTESTPTPVQSGSERVWTLGTCVFCNYESASPPLNVQHMERFHGMFIPEKTYMVNLEGLIGYLQERIGEDHQCISCGKFKNNLFAVQTHMRDKGHCKIPYDTEEDQLAIGDYYDFRSTYSDGEDDDEESDSASTEDGNGGAKLGARRETKATGPEGEELEEGEDGDGWETDSSASSLDSEDLTAVPAEGHIHQYERLSKHSHHSTNDPRNHHQADGWHSKAHKHTHAAFYDEYELHLPSGRSVGHRSLNKYYRQNLYNHPSEEERSEQLLLEAARNEEGVEPNSENQVALIKNRRREMAPRGAIGMAGVSDEKKRVARKDMQRNRDLEHYRARKTEYSYGKKMNNQKHYYYRDLAGG, from the exons aTGGCGAGCGTCCAGCCCGCCGCCGCGGGGCAGACCTCGAGTTCGCATCCTTACACGTGCAACTCTTGTCAGGTCGCCTATCGCAATATCGACCTTCAAAAAGCTCACATGAAGAGTGACTGGCA CCGATACAACCTGAAGCGACGAGTTGCCTCTTTGCCTCCCATCACCGCCGAAATCTTCACCGAAAAAGTCCTCCAGGCTCGTGCTGACACCACTGCCGAAGCTGACAAGGCCATGTTTGAGCGTGCCTGTGAACCGTGTGGCAAGACATATTACAGCGAAAACGCCTACCGGAATCACTTGCTGAGCCAGAAACACAAGCAAAACAAGGCCAACCCGGCCAAGAAACATGATGACGAAACAACTTCTGTCATGAGCTCGACATTTTCTCTCGGAGAGCCGGCCTCTGCTgctgacgaggatgaggatgtgGACTCTGCCGCCGAGGATGAGTTCAACCAAGTGATTGAAGGTctccaaaaggcaaaggtgACTGAACAGCGACCCTCGCCCGTCAAGAGACCAGCAGTTCCCCACCCCGCTTCTGAGAGCGAAACTACTGGCACCGAATCTACACCTACCCCGGTACAGTCTGGATCTGAGCGAGTCTGGACTTTGGGAACATGTGTTTTCTGCAACTACGAATCCGCCTCACCTCCTCTCAACGTACAGCACATGGAACGCTTCCACGGAATGTTTATTCCAGAAAAGACATACATGGTCAACTTGGAGGGCCTCATCGGGTATCTACAAGAAAGAATTGGAGAGGACCATCAGTGTATCAGCTGTGGCAAGTTCAAGAACAACCTCTTTGCTGTGCAGACCCACATGAGAGACAAGGGCCACTGCAAGATTCCGTACGACACAGAGGAGGATCAACTTGCAATTGGCGACTACTACGATTTCAGAAGTACCTACTCAGATGgagaggacgacgacgaagagtCGGACAGCGCCTCAACCGAAGACGGCAATGGTGGGGCCAAGCTGGGCGCACGACGAGAGACCAAGGCCACTGGCCCTGAgggagaggagctggaggagggagaagatggagatggctggGAGACTGacagctcagcttcttcccttGACTCTGAAGACTTGACTGCCGTCCCCGCGGAAGGTCACATCCACCAGTATGAGCGGTTGAGCAAACATTCTCACCACAGCACAAACGACCCTCGAAATCACCACCAAGCAGACGGATGGCACTCCAAGGCTCACAAGCACACCCACGCAGCCTTCTACGACGAGTACgagctgcatctgccgtcGGGCAGATCCGTCGGTCACCGTTCCCTCAACAAATACTACCGCCAGAACCTGTACAACCACCCTTCGGAGGAAGAGCGTTCAGAGCAGTTGCTGCTTGAAGCCGCGCGGAACGAGGAGGGTGTCGAGCCCAACAGCGAGAACCAAGTCGCCCTCATCAAGAACCGCAGACGTGAGATGGCGCCTCGTGGTGCTATTGGCATGGCTGGCGTCTCtgacgagaagaagcgcgtGGCACGCAAGGACATGCAGCGCAACCGAGACCTGGAGCACTACCGGGCTAGGAAGACGGAGTACTCATATGGTAAGAAGATGAACAACCAGAAGCACTACTATTACCGCGACTTGGCGGGTGGTTAG